The Oncorhynchus clarkii lewisi isolate Uvic-CL-2024 chromosome 29, UVic_Ocla_1.0, whole genome shotgun sequence genome contains a region encoding:
- the LOC139388599 gene encoding chloride intracellular channel protein 4-like isoform X2, which translates to MAEVPKIELFIKASDDGESVGNCPFCQRLFMILWLKGANFTLTTVDMKRAPEVLKDLAPGSQPPFLIFGEEVRTDTNKIEEFLEEALAPPQYPKLCCRYKESNGAGDDIFHKFSAYIKNPNPGLNDMLEKKFLRSLMKLDQYLLTPLPHELDQNPDARQYSRHYLDGNSLSLADCNLLPKLNIVKVVCRKYRDFEIPVALTGLTRYLTKANQQDEFRYTCPKDSEILLAYQSVAKYLNK; encoded by the exons ATGGCGGAGGTCCCCAAGATTGAACTTTTCATCAAG GCCAGTGATGATGGGGAGAGCGTGGGGAACTGTCCCTTCTGTCAGCGACTCTTTATGATCCTCTGGCTGAAGGGGGCCAACTTCACCCTCACCACAGTGGACATGAAGAG GGCTCCAGAGGTGCTGAAGGACCTGGCCCCGGGTTCTCAGCCCCCGTTCCTCATCTTCGGGGAGGAGGTGCGCACTGATACCAACAAGATCGAGGAGTTTCTAGAGGAGGCCCTGGCTCCTCCACA GTACCCCAAGCTCTGCTGTCGCTACAAGGAGTCCAACGGTGCTGGAGATGACATCTTCCACAAGTTCTCTGCATACATCAAGAACCCTAACCCTGGCCTCAATGATA TGCTGGAGAAGAAGTTTCTGAGGAGCCTGATGAAGTTGGATCAGTACCTGCTGACGCCACTCCCACATGAGCTGGACCAGAACCCAGACGCCCGCCAGTACTCACGGCACTATCTGGATGGGAACTCCCTCAGTCTAGCTGACTGCAACCTGCTTCCCAAGCTCAACATAGTCAAG GTGGTGTGTAGGAAGTACCGTGACTTTGAGATCCCTGTGGCTCTGACTGGTCTGACCCGCTACCTCACCAAGGCCAACCAGCAGGACGAGTTCCGATATACCTGTCCCAAGGACTCCGAGATCCTACTGGCCTACCAATCAGTGGCCAAATACCTCAACAAGTAG
- the LOC139388599 gene encoding chloride intracellular channel protein 1-like isoform X1, whose amino-acid sequence MYQVQQSIVFVTLYLQYEKVLLEYPSTRQASDDGESVGNCPFCQRLFMILWLKGANFTLTTVDMKRAPEVLKDLAPGSQPPFLIFGEEVRTDTNKIEEFLEEALAPPQYPKLCCRYKESNGAGDDIFHKFSAYIKNPNPGLNDMLEKKFLRSLMKLDQYLLTPLPHELDQNPDARQYSRHYLDGNSLSLADCNLLPKLNIVKVVCRKYRDFEIPVALTGLTRYLTKANQQDEFRYTCPKDSEILLAYQSVAKYLNK is encoded by the exons ATGTACCAAGTACAGCAATCAATCGTCTTTGTGACACTGTACTTACAATATGAAAAAGTCCTTCTCGAATACCCCTCCACCCGTCAGGCCAGTGATGATGGGGAGAGCGTGGGGAACTGTCCCTTCTGTCAGCGACTCTTTATGATCCTCTGGCTGAAGGGGGCCAACTTCACCCTCACCACAGTGGACATGAAGAG GGCTCCAGAGGTGCTGAAGGACCTGGCCCCGGGTTCTCAGCCCCCGTTCCTCATCTTCGGGGAGGAGGTGCGCACTGATACCAACAAGATCGAGGAGTTTCTAGAGGAGGCCCTGGCTCCTCCACA GTACCCCAAGCTCTGCTGTCGCTACAAGGAGTCCAACGGTGCTGGAGATGACATCTTCCACAAGTTCTCTGCATACATCAAGAACCCTAACCCTGGCCTCAATGATA TGCTGGAGAAGAAGTTTCTGAGGAGCCTGATGAAGTTGGATCAGTACCTGCTGACGCCACTCCCACATGAGCTGGACCAGAACCCAGACGCCCGCCAGTACTCACGGCACTATCTGGATGGGAACTCCCTCAGTCTAGCTGACTGCAACCTGCTTCCCAAGCTCAACATAGTCAAG GTGGTGTGTAGGAAGTACCGTGACTTTGAGATCCCTGTGGCTCTGACTGGTCTGACCCGCTACCTCACCAAGGCCAACCAGCAGGACGAGTTCCGATATACCTGTCCCAAGGACTCCGAGATCCTACTGGCCTACCAATCAGTGGCCAAATACCTCAACAAGTAG
- the LOC139388411 gene encoding alpha-(1,3)-fucosyltransferase 7-like, with product MTNKGSVLPWGSPSFCFRLFFFVTCLVPLLYFLSMYGWDLYSDRLHIVTGNLTILLWHWPFGPSYSLEGDVCWDRYRIPGCRLVDQRSLYPSADLVVFHHRELMTGQERLPFHLPRARHQTWVWLSLESPDNNGDMKPYNNVFNWTMSYRRDADFTIPYGKLVAKDQDTGNYSSTRGYIPKNKSSLACWVVSHYNPQQKRSLVYNSLRKSIKVEVYGQLEGRVLAPSNLLPTISRCYFYLAFENSISKDYITEKLWRNAYQAGAVPVVLGPPPDDYMAVAPPNSFIHIEDFPSTTELGNYLSQLILDKERYAGYFAWRRNHQVKLYTDWRERLCSICSQYHILPAQKVYRNLEAWVRWGHKVH from the coding sequence ATGACCAACAAGGGTTCAGTTCTACCATGGGGATCCCCCTCATTCTGCTTCAGGCTTTTCTTCTTCGTCACCTGCCTGGTCCCTCTCCTGTACTTTCTGAGTATGTATGGGTGGGATCTATACTCTGACAGACTCCACATTGTCACCGGGAACCTCACCATCCTACTGTGGCATTGGCCCTTCGGCCCGTCCTACAGCCTGGAGGGAGACGTGTGCTGGGACAGGTACCGTATCCCTGGCTGCCGCCTGGTGGACCAGCGCTCCCTCTACCCCAGCGCTGACCTGGTGGTCTTCCACCACAGAGAGCTGATGACGGGCCAGGAGCGGCTGCCCTTCCACCTCCCCCGGGCGAGGCACCAGACGTGGGTCTGGCTTTCCCTGGAGTCCCCTGACAACAATGGAGACATGAAGCCCTACAATAACGTGTTCAATTGGACCATGTCCTACCGCCGTGATGCCGATTTCACCATACCATATGGAAAGCTGGTGGCGAAGGACCAAGATACGGGTAATTATAGCAGCACACGGGGCTACATTCCTAAAAATAAGTCCTCTCTGGCCTGCTGGGTGGTTAGTCACTACAACCCCCAGCAAAAGAGGAGCTTGGTGTACAATAGCCTAAGGAAAAGCATCAAAGTGGAGGTGTATGGGCAATTGGAAGGGAGAGTACTGGCCCCCAGCAACTTGCTGCCCACCATCTCACGCTGCTACTTCTACCTGGCCTTTGAGAACTCCATCTCCAAGGATTACATCACAGAGAAGCTCTGGCGGAACGCTTACCAGGCAGGGGCGGTGCCTGTGGTTCTGGGTCCACCTCCAGATGACTACATGGCCGTGGCCCCCCCCAACTCCTTCATCCACATTGAGGACTTTCCATCCACTACGGAGCTGGGGAACTATCTCAGCCAGCTAATACTGGATAAGGAGAGATATGCTGGGTACTTTGCATGGCGGCGCAACCATCAAGTTAAATTGTACACAGACTGGAGGGAAAGGCTTTGTAGCATCTGCTCCCAGTATCACATCCTGCCTGCTCAGAAGGTGTACCGCAACCTGGAGGCCTGGGTCAGGTGGGGACACAAAGTCCACTGA